One Vicia villosa cultivar HV-30 ecotype Madison, WI linkage group LG5, Vvil1.0, whole genome shotgun sequence genomic window, GGCAAATATATGCCAACATGATCCAAAGACTGACCTTGAGATTTATTAATAGTCATAGCATAACAGACCGTTATAGGAAACTGTCTTCGTGTCATCCTGAATGGCCATGGCGTCTGCGTTGGAGTAATGTCCATTCGTTCAATATAAATGATACCACCGATGTTCTTGCCTGAAATGATTTTAGCTTCGATAACATGATCAGCCAATCTTGTAACGATTAGACGTGTTCCATTGCATAAGCCTTCTGCTTGATCAATATTCCTGAGCAGCATGATTGGAGTATTTACTTTCAATCTGATCCTATGATTAGGAAGTCCCGACGTTCTCAATCCATTCAGAAACTCAGGAgttaaaacatcaaaacattcatTGCCATCACCATCATGCGTGTCGACTGAATCAGAGCTTAGGTATTCCTTTTCATCCCTTGAAAATGGAGTGACTTTATATTATGATCTGTTAAAGATGGAAGTGAAAAATAGTCGGATAAATGTTcacaaaaaatttaatattacctggaagattgtctaATACATAGTGATTTATTTCATCTACTGTCTCAATTGTTCCAGCCAATATTGCCCTTGACTGCAGAAAAGCTACATTATTGAATTTAGCTTCAAAATTTGGATAAGTGTTTTCGAATATGGCTCGAAGGGGATCATCAAAATTAGATATCAAAATATCTGCTGGGATATCAATATCAGCATAGCCATCATTAGGTTCTGCTAGTTTTCCATCTCCAACTTTTAATATCCAATTTGAAAACCGTTCTAACTCGGATGCTGATGTGGTCGTCCCAGATTGCTGAAGCCTCATGTTTTTTGTAAGTTTCAAAACCTTACAATGATCCCAAATGTATGATGAATTGATAGTTGCATGAATTATATCTGAACGGCTGCCTCTTGGAATAACCGGTAGAATCTGTCTGAAATCCCCACCAAACACAATTACCTTCCCACCAAATATTTTATCAGATGACCTGGTTCCACCCATGATATCTCTGAGTGTTTTATCCAAAGCTTCAAAACAAAATTTGTGACACATGGGAGCTTCATCCCAAATAATCAATTTTGATAGTTTTAGCATGTCACCCCTGTCACTACCCTTGTTAATGTCGCATGTCGAAGATTCAAGTGTGGGAATCggaattttaaatttagaatgtgTCGTTCGACCATcggggagcaaaagggatgcaaTACCTGAAGAGGCAACTGTCAAGCATATTTGTCTTCTTGATCTTATGTAGGAAGCTAATGTTCTCCACATGTATGTTTTGCCTGTACcgccgtatccatacaaaaagaaTACGCCTCCGTTCTGGGTATCAACAGCCGTCAAGATTTGTTTGAATACATCTCTTTGTTCATCTGAAATAAAATCAACATATAATTTAGATGCTTCATATTAGAAATATAAGTTTCTAAGTAATATGAAATTCTCCTGCCTAATTGATGTTAACTACTATTTACACCTGTGAGGTTATTATACAGCGTATTAAACTGTTGAAGTTGTCCAGCAGGATCGTAGTTTCTCTCTtcgtaaattaaattatttccaaGCTCCTCAATTATGTAACCATGTGGTTTTGGCATTCCAGGAAAATCACTTAAACTCTTTCTACTTCGTCGAAGAagtttttcaatttcaatcaacgtCAGATTGAGAATTTCTTGATTTGTTAGTTGCAGACCTGttaataaaaagaataaagaaatagtTGGTAAATATTGGAAAATATCTTCAAATTAGCTGTAATTAATTATTCTGATCACAATTGAAAATATACCTCTGTTGTTTGCAATCCTTTGCTGAGAATACAGAATTCCATCAGATAACAAATGTTGAGTAAtacttcatacatgcttaggccTATTAATGCTACTTGACAATAACATGTGAACACAAAGTAATCTCAAATAATGTCCAGAACCCCAATGAAATGCTTCTGTTATTGCAGATATGAATTCTCGATCATCCCCAATAAATCCCATAGCAAAACATGCATCACGGAAAGTATCGTACTTAACATTGTTTACTGTCTTGATTTCATCATAGCTTTTCGGTCCTTTGACATGTGTTAGCATCATCCTTAGATAGTACAACTCCCCAGTAGTTGGAGGAACCCAAATTAGTCTTCCAATTGTGTATCCCTTTTGTCTGGGTTTCCACTCTCTCTTTTTCTTAACGTATACaaactttgaaacaaaattgCTATACGTTAGTTGGCGCGCTTCGTCGTATTTCTTGTTTGCTTCAAACCAAGAAGTAAACATCGACTCAGTAACGCTCGGTTTATCAAGGACTTTGGTAATAGGACTGACATCAGTATAAAAAACAGAATTTTGCCCCTCACCATGAAAGTGAAGTCTTTCTACAGCTGGCTTTCTTCCATGAATGGAAAAACCATAAATTCTCCAAGCAGCTTCACTTGGAGAAACGTACCTACAATCAATATTCTGCTTTATTTCATCAACGGCTTCATGTTGCGAAACAGATCTATCTTCATTCATGACAATTGCAGCAGTTATTCTGTCGTATCCTTTGTTGAtgtatttaaacaaatatttgacGGATGTGCTTTGATTGCACCATTCCATATTAATATGAGCTCTGTACTTCAACAATAACTTTTAATTGTAAGGAACAACAAATCTGTTATCAATCTCAATTCCATTCTTAGAAACTGTGTGTCCGTTGTCCCTTCGTCTATAAACTGGATATCCATCTTGATCAACGATCGTATCACGTCTGAATTCTTTAAGGAAGTATTTAGAACATTTTCCTTCCTTCATACACGTAGAATTACGAAAAGCATTTCCGCAAGGTCCGTGTATCATGTGAGATTTGACCAACTTAtatatgttagacgctggcctaaggatctagagggggggtgaatagatccaacacagtttttccgggatttttacagactatagcgaaagcggttctgaatcgacttgcgtctattccggaccgctattgcaaagggttatatgtgttacaaaaccacaagatattcgaaattccggataaggagatatgctatcgagtcaatacgtgtcacaactgaatatcaattaacttctagattgacaaactttgatttacaatgcagtaaggtgaattaagcaaatagacaaacacttggtgacaatattcaaattgatgctaattcaagatgtggtgaattgtgatgtttatgcagaacttttaattcacaattttaacacttgaatcattgatcaatttagcaattataccaattatgaacagaatgtaaatgaaaaagtaaaagcgacaagaacacgatatttgtttaggcagttcgtcgatcgtcctcgctacgactacgtctgcccccaattccaaattgaaattgggtaatctttcattaatgttgaaagtagtatatacaaagaagataacaaagcgataaacgataaaccaattatgtcgatcctttgaatcttcttcccccttaatcttgaacaagatcaaggttatccaagagcttcactttgattcccttctgcagtgtcttgattccttgaactctccgttcctcaatcgttacactcagccgaatcctcaacgaacgcctcttgataaaaacccccaagaaccacccgtcgtggaggacaaaacccgcagattttattcaccaacaaaccccacaaaccttcacccactaggaatcttcaattccgttccatggacgttatcgaactcatcactaacccgcaacgcaagaatgattatgtgtaattgtgttggagatgatgaagaacgaagatgagaagcgtttgtgtatctttcagtcgttggtgttgttgaataattaacatggaatgatatatatagttgctggtatgttggagcagagaaaacatataatttgggaagttttcagcaattaggttgacctactttagtgcttaggtcgacctaacagaagcagagttgaagttgtcccagttaggttgatctgttaggttggcctaaaatctgttaggttgacctgctgaaggtttaggtcgacctaaagtcagttaggttgacctgttgaaggtttaggtcgacctaaatgcagttgtttccagttaggtcgacctgttgaaggtttaggtcgacctaaagtcagttgaaatgcatttttgtgacttttcttcagtttaggtcgacctaggagtgtgggtaggtcgacctaacagtgacatctgtaaatcccttcagtttaggtcgacctaggagtgtgggtaggtcgacctaacagtgaccttgtcagttttgctgagtttgctctagttttgagtcgacctagggctttgcttggtcgacctaacagatgcaataccattttctgagtgatttgagcttcataatcttccattgtcttgagtcattcatttatgcttttgtatttggttgcttgtgatgtttgccatgaatcaaaaactcatttgtgagtgtatgcttgttcttacaaactccccctttttgatgatggcaaacatttgattaaatgacgaaagctcccccggtcttgtatgcgtaagctcccccgtactaagctcccccgtactaagctcccccgtactctcaactcatctccccctttgtcaacatcaaaaagaaagaaaccaggagaatagtagaagagaataacaaaataatctaaacaaaacaatgtcttacataacacaatagtaaagaaatagagcataatatccaaacatatttaaaggtacaaaccaagcttaagttcaagtaataaaagacataataacatgacagaaatgagatgcaatgcaatgaaatgaactaatgcaatactcgctaacgtttgcccaaacatgttagatgtatgcttatgtccaaacatgatatgttatgagtaatgatgaacaacatatacatgtaaatgagataggtggagaagcatataagaagtcactataaacatgttaattgatagcatattatagtatcaatgatatttttggaagtgaacaacaaacatgttaccactttctcaattgtaggtatctcgtcatcatttcgtataatgaagtatattcctctagtcaatgtggaatgatgcttgatttgatgatgaactaccttcatactgaaagagatgttagcttgagcataatcaatatatatataaagtaaaggaataaaattaagaaaacaaacgcatttagctcaaaattagagatatctaatatccctaattccctatgaatgttgaaggactgctccgttgcaagaggtttggtgaagatgtcagctagttgcttcttgctcttcaagtttatggcacttgtgttgtcgcacatgataggtatacgatcaagcttaataccaaagtcaagaagttgttgcttgagccataatatctgcgcacagcagcttccggcagctacatattctgcctcagcagtagataatgcaaccgatacttgtttcttgctatgccaacttatcaatgaatttgagaatagatgacatgttccactggttctctttctatcggatttgcagccagcaaaatctgagtcggagaatcctaccaaatgacactcatttcccttcggataccataggccatatgtaggagttccacgtagatgtcgcagaattcttttgacaacttttaagtgagatttctttggacaagattgatatctttctcatctttgtctaggttagtatttgttgccataggtgtgtcaatctccttcgcttcactcattccaaatcttttgagcagctccatgagactcatctcaaattcactctgcataagcttcgaaaattctttgacaagttttgcattagtcgacccaaatataatatcatctacataaacttggactaagagtacatctttatcatttcttttaataaagagagtagtatcaactttacccctagagtacccttggctaagaagaaatttgctcaaacgttcgtaccaagcccgaggggcttgtttaagaccgtatagagcacgtttcagcttataaacatgatttggatgcatgtaattctcaaagccgggtggctgagcaacatagacttcttcatttatatagccatttagaaaggcacttttaacatccatttggaatagtttgaagtctttagaacacgcataagcaagtaagagacgaatagcttcgagacgtgctacaggagcgtatgtctcttcataatcaataccttcctcttgattataaccttgggcaactaatctagctttgtttctagtaataacgccgttttcatcaagtttgttacaaaaaacccatctagtgcctattacttgatgatctcccggatgagggactaagtcccaaacatcattccgtttaaattggtttaattcttcttgcatggccattagccaatgctcatcaagtaatgcatccttagcgtttttcggctcaacttgtgaaacaaaagcaaaatgatgacagaagttacttatctttgagcctgttgtaacgccccttgagatgtctcctattatattgtcaattggatggtctttcacatttgtccaggccttgggaagttcttcattgtttgagatgctttctctttcattttcatagtgagactcatctttctctctctcagcatctttctttacaatactttcattctcgtcttccttatccttgacaatgtcttcagtggacggacctgcaccattaaatgaaagacctttctcgacatattttgcataagattcatcaaaagacacgtgtactgactcttctactataagtaatctcttattatatatcagatatgctttgctagattgtgagtaaccaaggaatatgccctcatcagctttagcatgtagatgttgtttactcttaagcccttaaacataatgtctcttttcttagtatgttctattgtgcagccagaatttgtaaacattactttaaaatctttgtcacacaattgacttatacttaaaagattatgtttaagaccttctactagcagcacatcagttatagtagtggtagaagggttacctacacttcctttaccaagtatggatccccgattgttatctccataggtgacatacccctttttctttgcttgaaactcaacgaaaagagataggtctccagtcatgtgtcttgaacatccgctatcaaggaaccacaacctttcggcaatgtcaagacacttttcctgcaagattaatttaaagagggaggtccccaattttcattgggtccttggtagtgagtacacaatttgttgcacttaggcaaccattgaaatactcctttaggaactaaaattctcctaaatttgcatttttcaatggtatgttcctttttgcaacaataatgacaggtaatatgatgagaatatggagttttgctagttgatacttttggtacaaaagtgtatttactatataaaggagtatacgatcttttgcctttgtcggaatgttttgctccatttttctttagatatttgttgtatcttcgcacaaacagtcccatttcctcatcatcggagtcttcgtcatcacttgtgtcactatcctttggctctcgttttgaggtcttggagctcgaagcttttagagctattgacttcttctctacctctttctccatgttcttttctttctttgtccttttctcatgcatgtcaaggcatttaagatgctgttcatgttcctctagtttaccaaaaagagtggtaatgtctaaagtgttgagatcatttgcttccttaattgctgtaactttgggttgccattccctgttcaaacaccttaagattttgttagtagcaactgcattggaaacaggtctatcaagagaatttaatcgatttttcaggtgaacgaatcttttctgcatactttcgatggtttcaccatcttccatgtgaaaaagttcgaactcttgagttagcgtattgatcctagctagtttgacatcatccgttccctcgtgggcaacttgcaatgtgtcccacatagctttagctgatctacaatgggaaacgcgatagtattcatcaactcctagagctgagattagaatgtttctcactttccaatcgtatgcatatttcttttcatcttcagcattccaagtatcttctggttttggaacaactgcaccagctgcatttgtcatggtgatctggaatggaccattgacaatagctgtccagatgttcctatcaattgcattgatatggacacacatacaatccttccaatagccgtagttttcgccgttgaaaactggagctctattatgagcccctttaggtccggaagccatctttccaataagtgtttcacgtagcacggaataaaccagagctctgataccacttgttagacgctggcctaaggatctagaggggggtgaatagatccaacacagtttttccgggatttttacagactatatcgaaagcggttct contains:
- the LOC131604154 gene encoding uncharacterized protein LOC131604154 → MEWCNQSTSVKYLFKYINKGYDRITAAIVMNEDRSVSQHEAVDEIKQNIDCRYVSPSEAAWRIYGFSIHGRKPAVERLHFHGEGQNSVFYTDVSPITKVLDKPSVTESMFTSWFEANKKYDEARQLTYSNFVSKFVYVKKKREWKPRQKGYTIGRLIWVPPTTGELYYLRMMLTHVKGPKSYDEIKTVNNVKYDTFRDACFAMGFIGDDREFISAITEAFHWGSGHYLRLLCVHMLLSSSINRPKHQRIANNRGLQLTNQEILNLTLIEIEKLLRRSRKSLSDFPGMPKPHGYIIEELGNNLIYEERNYDPAGQLQQFNTLYNNLTDEQRDVFKQILTAVDTQNGGVFFLYGYGGTGKTYMWRTLASYIRSRRQICLTVASSGIASLLLPDGRTTHSKFKIPIPTLESSTCDINKGSDRGDMLKLSKLIIWDEAPMCHKFCFEALDKTLRDIMGGTRSSDKIFGGKVIVFGGDFRQILPVIPRGSRSDIIHATINSSYIWDHCKVLKLTKNMRLQQSGTTTSASELERFSNWILKVGDGKLAEPNDGYADIDIPADILISNFDDPLRAIFENTYPNFEAKFNNVAFLQSRAILAGTIETVDEINHYVLDNLPVTPFSRDEKEYLSSDSVDTHDGDGNECFDVLTPEFLNGLRTSGLPNHRIRLKVNTPIMLLRNIDQAEGLCNGTRLIVTRLADHVIEAKIISGKNIGGIIYIERMDITPTQTPWPFRMTRRQFPITVCYAMTINKSQGQSLDHVGIYLPRSVFSHGQLYVAVSRVKSRKGLKILIHDKEKLPLTTTTNVVFKEVFENV